A single region of the Populus nigra chromosome 2, ddPopNigr1.1, whole genome shotgun sequence genome encodes:
- the LOC133682332 gene encoding uncharacterized protein LOC133682332 isoform X1, which produces MSNAVIEKEPEQVMKLRGGSVLGKKTILKSDHFPGCQNKRLTPQIDGAPNYRQADSLPVHGVAIPTIEGCRNVIKHIRGRKDGKQAQVLWFNLREEPLVYINGRPFVLRDVERPFSNLEYTGINRSRVEEMEARLKEDILMEAARYGNKILVTDELPDGQMVDQWEPVSCDSVKTPLEVYEDLQEEGYLYDYERVPVTDEKSPEEQDFDTLVDRIYQTDLNADIIFNCQMGRGRTTTGMVIATLVFLNRIGDSGIQRTNSVGRIFDFGLNVNENLPNSEDALRRGEYAVVRSLIRVLEGGVEGKKQVDKVIDKCASMQNLREAIANYRNSILRQPDEMKREASLSFFVEYLERYYFLICFAVYIHSERVALRSSSFVHSSFADWMRARPELYSIIRRLLRRDPMGALGYASLKPSLMKIAESADGRPHEMDVVAALRNGEVLGSQTVLKSDHCPGCQNPGLPERVDGAPNFREVPGFPVYGVANPTIDGILSVIRRIGSSKGGRPVFWHNMREEPVIYINGKPFVLREVERPYKNMLEYSGIGRERVERMEARLKEDIMREAERYGGAIMVIHETDDGQIFDAWEHVNSDSIKTPLEVFKGLVTDGFPIKYARVPITDGKAPKSSDFDTLAINIASASKDTAFVFNCQMGRGRTTTGTVIACLLKLRIDYGRPIRVLADDMTHEEMESGSSSGEETGGDPAASTSDIASVKTDMEQGRAFGIDDILLLWKITRLFDNGMECREALDAIIDRCSALQNIRQAVLQYRKTVNQQHVEPRVRRVALSRGAEYLERYFRLIAFAAYLGSEAFDGFCGQGESRMAFKSWLHQRSEVQAMKWSIRLKPGRFFTVPQEELRTPQESQHGDAVMEATVRVRNGSVLGKGSILKMYFFPGQRTSSHIQIQGAPHVYKVDGYPVYSMATPTITGAKEMLAYLSAKPKIEGSVTRKVILTDLREEAVVYINGTPYVLRELNKPVDVLKHVGITGPVVELMEARLKEDIVSEIRQSGGRILLHREEYNPATNQSCVIGYWENISVDDVKTPAEVYAALKDEGYDITYRRIPLTREREALTSDVDAIQYCKEDCEGSYLFVSHTGFGGVGYAMAIICIRLDAVAKFTSKISQTVVGRRSSSILSEANLPSELSDEEALRMGDYRDILSLTRVLAHGPKSKADVDIVIEKCAGAGHLRDDILYYNKELRKSPGGDDEQRAYLMDMGIKALRRYFFLITFRSYLYSTKASETTFTSWMDSRPELRHLCNNLRMDK; this is translated from the exons ATGTCGAATGCGGTGATAGAAAAAGAGCCAGAGCAGGTGATGAAACTGAGAGGTGGATCAGTACTGGGAAAGAAGACCATTCTTAAAAGCGACCATTTCCCTGGCTGTCAAAATAAGCGCTTAACTCCTCAAATCGACGGCGCTCCTAATTACCGTCag GCGGATTCGTTACCTGTTCACGGTGTTGCGATTCCAACAATCGAAGGATGTCGTAATGTTATTAAGCACATAAGAGGTCGGAAAGACGGGAAGCAAGCACAAGTTTTATGGTTTAACCTTCGTGAAGAACCG tTGGTGTATATTAATGGGCGTCCCTTTGTCCTGCGCGATGTGGAGAGGCCGTTCTCCAACCTTGAATATACG GGAATAAACAGGTCTAGGGTTGAAGAAATGGAGGCTCGGTTGAAAGAGGATATTCTGATGGAAGCTGCAAG ATATGGAAATAAGATACTTGTTACAGATGAACTGCCAGATGGTCAGATGGTGGACCAATGGGAACCAGTGTCATGTGATTCTGTGAAGACACCACTTGAG GTTTATGAAGATTTGCAAGAAGAAGGATATCTGTATGATTACGAACGTGTTCCTGTAACAGATGAAAAGTCACCAGAGGAGCAGGATTTTGATACTTTA GTCGATAGAATTTATCAGACAGACTTGAATGCAGATATAATATTTAACTGTCAAATGGGGCGTGGAAGGACCACAACTGGTATGGTGATAGCAACTTTGGTATTCCTCAATCGGATTGGAGATTCTG GTATTCAGAGAACCAATTCAGTAGGGAGAATTTTTGACTTTGGTTTGAATGTCAATGAAAATTTGCCAAACTCAGAGGATGCGCTTCGCAGAGGAGAATATGCAGTCGTAAGAAGTTTGATCCGGGTTTTAGAG GGTGGTgttgaagggaaaaaacaaGTGGATAAAGTCATTGACAAGTGTGCCTCCATGCAG AACTTACGGGAAGCAATTGCCAATTATCGCAATAGTATTCTTCGTCAACCTGATGAGATGAAGCGAGAGGCATCACTTTCATTTTTTGTGGAATACTTGGAAAGATATTACTTCCTCATATGTTTTGCTGTGTATATTCACTCAGAGAGAGTTGCCCTCCGATCTAGTTCCTTTGTTCATAGCAGTTTTGCAGACTGGATGCGAGCACGACCAGAACTTTACAGCATTATTCGTAG GTTGCTCAGGAGAGACCCAATGGGTGCCCTTGGGTATGCGAGTCTGAAGCCATCTCTAATGAAGATTGCTGAATCTGCTGATGGCCGACCTCATGAGATGGATGTGGTTGCAGCCTTGAGAAACGGGGAGGTGCTCGGAAGTCAGACTGTTCTAAAAAGTGACCACTGTCCTGGCTGTCAAAACCCTGGTTTACCGGAGAGAGTGGATGGTGCACCTAATTTCAGAGAAGTTCCTGGCTTTCCAGTTTATGGAGTTGCAAATCCAACCATTGATGGTATTCTTTCTGTCATTCGAAGGATTGGCAGCTCTAAAGGAGGTCGCCCAGTTTTTTGGCATAATATGAGAGAAGAACCTGTCATCTACATAAATGGAAAGCCATTTGTGCTCCGCGAGGTTGAAAGACCATATAAAAACATGCTGGAATACTCG GGAATTGGTCGTGAGAGAGTGGAGAGGATGGAAGCTCGACTGAAAGAAGATATCATGCGAGAAGCAGAACGCTATGGAGGTGCTATAATGGTCATTCATGAAACAGATGACGGCCAAATTTTTGATGCTTGGGAGCATGTAAATTCTGATTCTATTAAGACACCACTTGAGGTGTTCAAAGGCTTAGTTACTGATGGTTTTCCCATTAAGTATGCTCGTGTGCCAATCACTGATGGTAAAGCTCCTAAAAGTTCTGATTTTGACACATTGGCAATAAATATTGCTTCTGCTTCCAAGGATACTGCTTTCGTTTTCAATTGccag ATGGGAAGGGGAAGGACTACGACTGGCACTGTAATTGCTTGCCTTCTGAAACTTAGAATAGATTATGGGAGACCAATTAGAGTCTTAGCTGATGATATGACCCATGAAGAAATGGAAAGCGGAAGCTCAAGTGGTGAAGAAACTGGAGGTGACCCTGCTGCATCCACCTCTGACATTGCCAGTGTAAAAACTGATATGGAGCAAGGTCGTGCTTTTGGCATTGATGATATCCTGCTGCTGTGGAAGATAACAAGATTATTTGATAATGGTATGGAATGCCGAGAAGCATTAGATGCTATTATTGATAGATGTTCTGCTTTGCAGAACATACGCCAAGCTGTTCTGCAATACAGAAAGACAGTCAATCAACAACATGTAGAGCCAAGAGTCAGGAGAGTGGCATTGAGCCGTGGTGCTGAATACTTGGAGCGTTACTTCCGTTTAATTGCTTTTGCAGCATATCTAGGAAGTGAAGCATTTGATGGATTTTGTGGACAAGGAGAATCAAGAATGGCATTTAAGAGTTGGTTGCATCAAAGATCTGAAGTCCAAGCAATGAAATGGAGCATTCGATTAAAGCCAGGGCGTTTTTTCACTGTCCca CAGGAGGAGTTGAGAACACCACAGGAATCTCAGCATGGAGATGCAGTAATGGAAGCCACTGTCAGGGTCCGAAATGGTTCGGTTTTGGGTAAAGGTTCTATCCTCAAAATGTATTTCTTTCCTGGTCAGAGGACTTCCAGTCACATACAAATTCAAGGAGCACCTCATGTTTACAAG GTGGATGGATATCCTGTGTATAGCATGGCAACACCAACGATTACTGGTGCCAAAGAGATGCTAGCGTATTTAAGTGCCAAGCCCAAGATAGAAGGATCTGTGACACGGAAAGTGATATTGACTGATCTCAGAGAAGAAGCAGTTGTTTACATCAATGGCACACCATATGTGCTCAGGGAGCTAAATAAACCTGTTGATGTTCTCAAGCATGTTGGAATTACTGGTCCAGTG GTAGAACTCATGGAGGCCCGACTAAAAGAAGATATAGTATCCGAGATTAGACAGTCTGGTGGTCGAATACTTTTACATCGTGAAGAATATAATCCAGCAACAAATCAGTCCTGTGTCATAGGATATTGGGAGAACATCTCTGTAGATGATGTGAAGACACCAGCTGAAGTGTACGCTGCTCTAAAGGATGAGGGTTATGATATAACATATAGGAGGATTCCATTAACTAGAGAGAGGGAGGCTCTAACTTCTGATGTTGATGCAATACAGTATTGTAAAGAAGA CTGTGAGGGGAGCTACCTTTTTGTTTCACACACAGGCTTTGGAGGTGTTGGCTATGCAATGGCAATTATTTGTATCAGACTTGACGCGGTAGCAAAGTTCACATCAAAGATTTCACAAACAGTGGTTGGTAGACGTTCATCGTCTATTTTGTCTGAAGCAAACTTACCTTCTGAGTTGTCTGATGAAGAAGCACTGAGGATGGGTGATTACCGTGACATACTTAGTCTTACAAGAGTTCTTGCACATGGTCCAAAGAGCAAAGCAGATGTTGACATTGTTATTGAAAA GTGTGCAGGTGCAGGGCATTTGCGTGATGATATTCTTTATTACAACAAGGAACTTCGGAAGTCTCCTGGTGGTGATGATGAGCAACGTGCATACCTCATGGATATGGGCATCAAGGCATTAAG GAGGTACTTTTTTCTAATCACATTCAGATCATACCTCTACTCCACGAAAGCGAGTGAAACGACATTCACATCATGGATGGATTCAAGGCCTGAACTAAGACATCTATGTAATAATCTCAGGATGGATAAATAA
- the LOC133682332 gene encoding uncharacterized protein LOC133682332 isoform X2, translated as MSNAVIEKEPEQVMKLRGGSVLGKKTILKSDHFPGCQNKRLTPQIDGAPNYRQADSLPVHGVAIPTIEGCRNVIKHIRGRKDGKQAQVLWFNLREEPLVYINGRPFVLRDVERPFSNLEYTGINRSRVEEMEARLKEDILMEAARYGNKILVTDELPDGQMVDQWEPVSCDSVKTPLEVYEDLQEEGYLYDYERVPVTDEKSPEEQDFDTLVDRIYQTDLNADIIFNCQMGRGRTTTGMVIATLVFLNRIGDSGIQRTNSVGRIFDFGLNVNENLPNSEDALRRGEYAVVRSLIRVLEGGVEGKKQVDKVIDKCASMQNLREAIANYRNSILRQPDEMKREASLSFFVEYLERYYFLICFAVYIHSERVALRSSSFVHSSFADWMRARPELYSIIRRLLRRDPMGALGYASLKPSLMKIAESADGRPHEMDVVAALRNGEVLGSQTVLKSDHCPGCQNPGLPERVDGAPNFREVPGFPVYGVANPTIDGILSVIRRIGSSKGGRPVFWHNMREEPVIYINGKPFVLREVERPYKNMLEYSGIGRERVERMEARLKEDIMREAERYGGAIMVIHETDDGQIFDAWEHVNSDSIKTPLEVFKGLVTDGFPIKYARVPITDGKAPKSSDFDTLAINIASASKDTAFVFNCQMGRGRTTTGTVIACLLKLRIDYGRPIRVLADDMTHEEMESGSSSGEETGGDPAASTSDIASVKTDMEQGRAFGIDDILLLWKITRLFDNGMECREALDAIIDRCSALQNIRQAVLQYRKTVNQQHVEPRVRRVALSRGAEYLERYFRLIAFAAYLGSEAFDGFCGQGESRMAFKSWLHQRSEVQAMKWSIRLKPGRFFTVPEELRTPQESQHGDAVMEATVRVRNGSVLGKGSILKMYFFPGQRTSSHIQIQGAPHVYKVDGYPVYSMATPTITGAKEMLAYLSAKPKIEGSVTRKVILTDLREEAVVYINGTPYVLRELNKPVDVLKHVGITGPVVELMEARLKEDIVSEIRQSGGRILLHREEYNPATNQSCVIGYWENISVDDVKTPAEVYAALKDEGYDITYRRIPLTREREALTSDVDAIQYCKEDCEGSYLFVSHTGFGGVGYAMAIICIRLDAVAKFTSKISQTVVGRRSSSILSEANLPSELSDEEALRMGDYRDILSLTRVLAHGPKSKADVDIVIEKCAGAGHLRDDILYYNKELRKSPGGDDEQRAYLMDMGIKALRRYFFLITFRSYLYSTKASETTFTSWMDSRPELRHLCNNLRMDK; from the exons ATGTCGAATGCGGTGATAGAAAAAGAGCCAGAGCAGGTGATGAAACTGAGAGGTGGATCAGTACTGGGAAAGAAGACCATTCTTAAAAGCGACCATTTCCCTGGCTGTCAAAATAAGCGCTTAACTCCTCAAATCGACGGCGCTCCTAATTACCGTCag GCGGATTCGTTACCTGTTCACGGTGTTGCGATTCCAACAATCGAAGGATGTCGTAATGTTATTAAGCACATAAGAGGTCGGAAAGACGGGAAGCAAGCACAAGTTTTATGGTTTAACCTTCGTGAAGAACCG tTGGTGTATATTAATGGGCGTCCCTTTGTCCTGCGCGATGTGGAGAGGCCGTTCTCCAACCTTGAATATACG GGAATAAACAGGTCTAGGGTTGAAGAAATGGAGGCTCGGTTGAAAGAGGATATTCTGATGGAAGCTGCAAG ATATGGAAATAAGATACTTGTTACAGATGAACTGCCAGATGGTCAGATGGTGGACCAATGGGAACCAGTGTCATGTGATTCTGTGAAGACACCACTTGAG GTTTATGAAGATTTGCAAGAAGAAGGATATCTGTATGATTACGAACGTGTTCCTGTAACAGATGAAAAGTCACCAGAGGAGCAGGATTTTGATACTTTA GTCGATAGAATTTATCAGACAGACTTGAATGCAGATATAATATTTAACTGTCAAATGGGGCGTGGAAGGACCACAACTGGTATGGTGATAGCAACTTTGGTATTCCTCAATCGGATTGGAGATTCTG GTATTCAGAGAACCAATTCAGTAGGGAGAATTTTTGACTTTGGTTTGAATGTCAATGAAAATTTGCCAAACTCAGAGGATGCGCTTCGCAGAGGAGAATATGCAGTCGTAAGAAGTTTGATCCGGGTTTTAGAG GGTGGTgttgaagggaaaaaacaaGTGGATAAAGTCATTGACAAGTGTGCCTCCATGCAG AACTTACGGGAAGCAATTGCCAATTATCGCAATAGTATTCTTCGTCAACCTGATGAGATGAAGCGAGAGGCATCACTTTCATTTTTTGTGGAATACTTGGAAAGATATTACTTCCTCATATGTTTTGCTGTGTATATTCACTCAGAGAGAGTTGCCCTCCGATCTAGTTCCTTTGTTCATAGCAGTTTTGCAGACTGGATGCGAGCACGACCAGAACTTTACAGCATTATTCGTAG GTTGCTCAGGAGAGACCCAATGGGTGCCCTTGGGTATGCGAGTCTGAAGCCATCTCTAATGAAGATTGCTGAATCTGCTGATGGCCGACCTCATGAGATGGATGTGGTTGCAGCCTTGAGAAACGGGGAGGTGCTCGGAAGTCAGACTGTTCTAAAAAGTGACCACTGTCCTGGCTGTCAAAACCCTGGTTTACCGGAGAGAGTGGATGGTGCACCTAATTTCAGAGAAGTTCCTGGCTTTCCAGTTTATGGAGTTGCAAATCCAACCATTGATGGTATTCTTTCTGTCATTCGAAGGATTGGCAGCTCTAAAGGAGGTCGCCCAGTTTTTTGGCATAATATGAGAGAAGAACCTGTCATCTACATAAATGGAAAGCCATTTGTGCTCCGCGAGGTTGAAAGACCATATAAAAACATGCTGGAATACTCG GGAATTGGTCGTGAGAGAGTGGAGAGGATGGAAGCTCGACTGAAAGAAGATATCATGCGAGAAGCAGAACGCTATGGAGGTGCTATAATGGTCATTCATGAAACAGATGACGGCCAAATTTTTGATGCTTGGGAGCATGTAAATTCTGATTCTATTAAGACACCACTTGAGGTGTTCAAAGGCTTAGTTACTGATGGTTTTCCCATTAAGTATGCTCGTGTGCCAATCACTGATGGTAAAGCTCCTAAAAGTTCTGATTTTGACACATTGGCAATAAATATTGCTTCTGCTTCCAAGGATACTGCTTTCGTTTTCAATTGccag ATGGGAAGGGGAAGGACTACGACTGGCACTGTAATTGCTTGCCTTCTGAAACTTAGAATAGATTATGGGAGACCAATTAGAGTCTTAGCTGATGATATGACCCATGAAGAAATGGAAAGCGGAAGCTCAAGTGGTGAAGAAACTGGAGGTGACCCTGCTGCATCCACCTCTGACATTGCCAGTGTAAAAACTGATATGGAGCAAGGTCGTGCTTTTGGCATTGATGATATCCTGCTGCTGTGGAAGATAACAAGATTATTTGATAATGGTATGGAATGCCGAGAAGCATTAGATGCTATTATTGATAGATGTTCTGCTTTGCAGAACATACGCCAAGCTGTTCTGCAATACAGAAAGACAGTCAATCAACAACATGTAGAGCCAAGAGTCAGGAGAGTGGCATTGAGCCGTGGTGCTGAATACTTGGAGCGTTACTTCCGTTTAATTGCTTTTGCAGCATATCTAGGAAGTGAAGCATTTGATGGATTTTGTGGACAAGGAGAATCAAGAATGGCATTTAAGAGTTGGTTGCATCAAAGATCTGAAGTCCAAGCAATGAAATGGAGCATTCGATTAAAGCCAGGGCGTTTTTTCACTGTCCca GAGGAGTTGAGAACACCACAGGAATCTCAGCATGGAGATGCAGTAATGGAAGCCACTGTCAGGGTCCGAAATGGTTCGGTTTTGGGTAAAGGTTCTATCCTCAAAATGTATTTCTTTCCTGGTCAGAGGACTTCCAGTCACATACAAATTCAAGGAGCACCTCATGTTTACAAG GTGGATGGATATCCTGTGTATAGCATGGCAACACCAACGATTACTGGTGCCAAAGAGATGCTAGCGTATTTAAGTGCCAAGCCCAAGATAGAAGGATCTGTGACACGGAAAGTGATATTGACTGATCTCAGAGAAGAAGCAGTTGTTTACATCAATGGCACACCATATGTGCTCAGGGAGCTAAATAAACCTGTTGATGTTCTCAAGCATGTTGGAATTACTGGTCCAGTG GTAGAACTCATGGAGGCCCGACTAAAAGAAGATATAGTATCCGAGATTAGACAGTCTGGTGGTCGAATACTTTTACATCGTGAAGAATATAATCCAGCAACAAATCAGTCCTGTGTCATAGGATATTGGGAGAACATCTCTGTAGATGATGTGAAGACACCAGCTGAAGTGTACGCTGCTCTAAAGGATGAGGGTTATGATATAACATATAGGAGGATTCCATTAACTAGAGAGAGGGAGGCTCTAACTTCTGATGTTGATGCAATACAGTATTGTAAAGAAGA CTGTGAGGGGAGCTACCTTTTTGTTTCACACACAGGCTTTGGAGGTGTTGGCTATGCAATGGCAATTATTTGTATCAGACTTGACGCGGTAGCAAAGTTCACATCAAAGATTTCACAAACAGTGGTTGGTAGACGTTCATCGTCTATTTTGTCTGAAGCAAACTTACCTTCTGAGTTGTCTGATGAAGAAGCACTGAGGATGGGTGATTACCGTGACATACTTAGTCTTACAAGAGTTCTTGCACATGGTCCAAAGAGCAAAGCAGATGTTGACATTGTTATTGAAAA GTGTGCAGGTGCAGGGCATTTGCGTGATGATATTCTTTATTACAACAAGGAACTTCGGAAGTCTCCTGGTGGTGATGATGAGCAACGTGCATACCTCATGGATATGGGCATCAAGGCATTAAG GAGGTACTTTTTTCTAATCACATTCAGATCATACCTCTACTCCACGAAAGCGAGTGAAACGACATTCACATCATGGATGGATTCAAGGCCTGAACTAAGACATCTATGTAATAATCTCAGGATGGATAAATAA
- the LOC133682985 gene encoding cathepsin B-like protease 3 has protein sequence MANPLYFPTLLLLLAAISQATAEEPVSKLKLNSRILQDSIVQKVNENPKAGWEATMNPQFSNYSVGEFKYLLGVKQTPRKELRGVPLLRHPKSMKLPIEFDARTAWPHCSTIGRILGHFLPACIAWFSVFFFGHCGSCWAFGAVESLSDRFCIHYGMNLSLSVNDLLACCGWMCGAGCDGGSPIDAWRYFVQSGVVTEEVQVSGLSYYFDPDFAHYKSGVYKHITGDAMGGHAVKLIGWGTSEDGEDYWLLANQWNRGWGDDGYFKIKRGTNECGIEGAVVAGLPSPRNLVREVASIDGHEHATA, from the exons GCTACTGCGGAGGAACCAGTCTCCAAGCTCAAACTCAACTCTAGGATCCTTCAG GATTCAATAGTTCAAAAGGTCAATGAAAATCCCAAAGCTGGATGGGAAGCTACAATGAACCCTCAATTTTCCAATTATTCT GTTGGAGAATTTAAGTACCTTCTTGGAGTCAAACAAACACCCAGAAAGGAACTAAGAGGCGTTCCTCTTTTAAGGCATCCAAAATCCATGAAATTGCCAATAGAATTTGATGCGAGAACTGCTTGGCCACATTGTAGCACCATCGGAAGAATTCTAGGTCACTTTCTACCTGCTTGCATTGCAtggttctctgttttttttttc GGTCACTGTGGATCCTGTTGGGCATTTGGTGCTGTTGAATCACTATCTGATCGTTTTTGCATCCATTATGGCATG AACCTCTCTCTATCTGTCAATGATCTCTTAGCTTGCTGTGGCTGGATGTGCGGCGCTGGTTGCGATGGGGGTAGTCCAATTGATGCATGGAGATACTTTGTCCAATCTGGTGTTGTCACTGAGGAGGTACAAGTTTCTGGCCTTTCCTATTACTTTGACCCT GATTTTGCTCATTATAAATCAGGAGTTTACAAGCACATAACAGGTGATGCCATGGGAGGCCATGCTGTTAAGCTTATTGGATGGGGGACTTCTGAAGATGGGGAGGATTATTGG CTTCTTGCTAATCAGTGGAATAGAGGCTGGGGTGAT GATGGTTACTTTAAGATTAAAAGAGGAACAAATGAGTGCGGCATTGAAGGGGCTGTTGTTGCTGGTTTGCCTTCCCCCAGGAACCTCGTTAGAGAAGTTGCCAGCATCGATGGCCATGAGCACGCTACGGCTTGA